One candidate division KSB1 bacterium DNA window includes the following coding sequences:
- a CDS encoding 2-oxoacid ferredoxin oxidoreductase yields the protein MSTVLTATKEKSKTREVVVDPDWCAGCGDFGVLKSLKSATTDNGVKPHELLLVSGIGCSSNLPGFFYSYAVHSLHGRALPVATGAKLANHNLKVVITGGDGDGYGIGIGHFIHTMRRNLDLTYIVMDNEIYGLTTGQASPTTAEGHKTKTTPRGNVEKPINPLALALTAGATFVARGFSGQPAQLTSLIEQAMAHKGFALIDVFSPCVTYNKLNTYSWFKERVYKLEDEEPDRDLTDFSSAMTKAMEFDSRIPIGLIYKIEKPTYEDTEPVLLNGPLIDQSLGIKKELFDELLAVTM from the coding sequence ATGAGTACTGTTCTTACCGCTACAAAAGAAAAGAGCAAAACGCGCGAAGTAGTTGTAGACCCTGATTGGTGTGCGGGTTGCGGAGACTTTGGTGTTCTGAAATCGTTAAAGTCAGCCACCACAGATAATGGCGTGAAACCTCATGAGCTGCTGTTGGTATCCGGGATTGGTTGCTCCTCAAACCTGCCAGGATTTTTTTATTCTTACGCGGTTCACAGCCTGCATGGCAGAGCGCTACCGGTTGCCACCGGCGCCAAATTAGCCAACCACAATTTGAAAGTCGTGATCACTGGGGGCGATGGCGACGGATACGGTATTGGCATAGGGCATTTCATCCACACCATGCGTCGGAATCTGGACTTGACTTATATTGTGATGGACAACGAAATTTATGGATTAACAACCGGACAGGCTTCCCCGACTACTGCTGAAGGACACAAAACGAAAACGACCCCCAGGGGCAACGTTGAAAAACCGATTAATCCGCTTGCTTTAGCGCTCACTGCCGGGGCCACTTTTGTTGCGCGGGGTTTTTCCGGACAGCCGGCGCAATTAACATCATTGATCGAGCAAGCTATGGCGCACAAGGGTTTTGCACTAATAGATGTATTCAGTCCGTGTGTTACCTACAATAAACTAAACACGTATTCCTGGTTTAAGGAGCGTGTATACAAACTGGAAGATGAAGAGCCAGATCGTGACCTCACTGATTTTTCTTCGGCAATGACAAAAGCTATGGAATTCGACTCTCGGATTCCCATTGGCTTAATTTACAAGATAGAAAAGCCTACTTATGAAGATACCGAGCCGGTTCTGCTGAATGGTCCCTTAATTGACCAATCCCTTGGAATAAAGAAAGAACTATTTGATGAGTTACTTGCGGTAACCATGTAG